A window of Vigna unguiculata cultivar IT97K-499-35 chromosome 4, ASM411807v1, whole genome shotgun sequence contains these coding sequences:
- the LOC114181235 gene encoding receptor-like protein EIX2 — protein sequence MKNMKAMMFVVCVVLQVSHGEHEIRCLPKEREALLQFKAAIVDPYDMLSSWTSPDCCHWEGIRCSNLTAHIVSLDLHGEFHIKSLTLGYYYEVSRRYISGEIHKSLTELRQLQYLNLSLNSFPDINIPGFIGSLTNLRYLDLSSCDFGGRIPKEIWIIIGVK from the exons ATGAAGAATATGAAAGCGATGATGTTTGTGGTGTGTGTGGTGTTGCAGGTTTCTCATGGAGAACACGAAATCAGATGCCTTCCAAAGGAGAGGGAAGCACTCCTTCAATTCAAGGCTGCCATTGTTGATCCTTACGACATGCTCTCCTCTTGGACCTCTCCCGACTGCTGTCATTGGGAAGGGATTCGCTGCAGCAACCTCACCGCCCATATTGTAAGCCTCGACCTTCACGGAGAATTTCATATTAAATCTCTTACTCTTGGCTATTATTATGAAGTCTCTCGGCGTTACATCAGCGGAGAGATCCACAAGTCATTAACGGAGTTGCGACAATTACAGTATTTGAACCTCAGTCTCAATTCTTTTCCAGACATTAATATTCCAGGGTTTATTGGCTCCCTTACCAACTTGAGATACCTTGATCTCTCTTCATGTGACTTTGGCGGAAGAATTCCAA AGGAAATCTGGATTATTATAGGTGTGAAGTAG